The region ATCCCCGTTGGCCTTCGTCGTCGCGCCCTGGTACTTCGGCGTGTAGAGGTCCGCGACGTTCTCGGTAACACGCAGCGGAATGCGGCCGATCTCTTCGCCGGTAGAGAGCGCGGAAACGACAATCACGTAGTCGTCGCCAGGTTTGGTCTCCACCGGGACGGTCAGCAGCATCGCACCAGAATCCAGGTCCAGGTCTACTGAGGCGCCCTCAACAGACTTCCCTTCGGCACCGATGCGCTCCAGACGGGCCTGTGCGTTGCCGGCGTTCTCCACCGTCGGGACCAGACGCTCCTGGTGTGCACCCGCTGCTACTGACTGCTGCTCAACCGTGCTCAGTACCGGCAGTGGCATGCGGAGGCGAACCTGAGCCACGCCGCGGATCGGATCCTCGTACGGGACGTGCGCCACGACCGAGACCTCAACATCAGTGAGCTGGCGATGCGAAACATCGACCGTGAGCTCGCCGGTGTCGGCGTCGATAGACACTCCTTCCACCGGGCGCTCCAGCTCGAACTGGGTGCCCTCGAACGTGAGCTTCTCATGCTTCTTGGTCGCGCGGTCATCGAACGTCGGCGCCGGGAACTTCGCCGTCTGCCCCGGCTCCACCTGCTGCTCCTTGTACTCCAAGGCATACTGGGCAACGTGCGGCACGAATGTCGCAATCGCGGCCGACACCGGACGCGAGCCCGGGCCCTGCGAACCCTGCGCATCATAACGCTGGATCTTGCTACTCGGGTCCAGCATCTCCACCGGGATCTCAATGCGCTCGCCAACCTGGTCCATGCGTGGCGTGAAACGGACCACGCCCTCATCATCCACGCTCACCTGGGATGCATCAACCCCGAACGGCAGCGAGCCCAGCTGGAACTCCGCGCGCTCCGGCTTCGCCTCCACCGGGTCCGAATCCGGGTTATCAAAGCTCGGCGTCGCCTCCGCCGGTCTACCGACGGCCGCCTCAACCGGATCCCCGTACTCCAGGAACATGTGCGTCACCGCAAACGAATCCTGCGCCAGCATCGCCTGCACGTTGCCAGCGTCCGACGCGTAGAACAGGCGGGCAATGTACGTATCGCCCTGCTTAGCATCATCCGGCACTTTGAAGTCACACGACTCAATGCGCGCCTGGTCATCCGGCGTCGTTGCCTTGCACTCGTGAACCCGTTCACCTTCGTCGTCATACCAGACGATCTTGTAGCTCAACCCTTTCGAAAGCGGCACGCCCGAACCAAACGTGCGAACCGTCTCCCCCGGAGGCGCCCAGTTGTTAAACGTGTTCCGCTTCTCCACGTGGAACTTCAAGGGGGCCGTCGATAAGGCGTAGCGCGGCGAGCTCACCAGCGTCGACCCCGCGTACGCCGAGCCTGCCCAGGCCTTCAGCCACGGCACATCCGAACCCGACCAGTAGTCGAAGTAGCCACCACTCGGACCTGGGCCGCCCCAGTAGCCCAGTGCCCACGGGTGGATCGCACCAACGTTGTTCGGCAGCTCCTTGCCGTCCGGTGTCAGGATCGAAATATAGGTCCATTCCCAGTTGATGTGCTTGGAATACATATTGCCCTTGGCCCACGAGCCCTCATCCCACGACTCCGCAACCCGGTGATGCCAGCTTCCTACCAGACCGGGATAGCTGTAAGTGTCACCGTAGGTACCCCGCCAGTACAGGTTAAAGTCACCATTCTCGTCCGTCGTGGTCACGGCGGTTTCCGCGATCCAGCTCTGGTCCTTCGCAATCTGCTCATTGATCCACAGCTGCAGCTGTTTCTCATCCTCCGGCGTCCACGATCGGCTACGCACCTTCTTGCCGAACTGCTTCTTGCCATACTCGAGCGTCTTCGCCACTGCCTCATCCGACAAGTAGGAGCCGACCACCATCATCCCAGCAGCCGGCGCATCCCCCGCATTGTTCGTCATCGACTCCTGGTAGCGCCGGTTATACGGCGTATCCACCGTATTCCAAAACATCTGCCCCGTGTACACACCAAACGGAGTTCCCGAGCCGTCATTCTCAACCCACTTCGAGCGGTCCTTCAGATGCTGCGCCGAGTTCCTCCGGTCCTGGTACGCCACGAAGAAGCCATTCACCTTGCCGCCACGCCACCAACCATTCGTCTCATACGAAGGCGTCACATTGCCCAACCAATTCGTCGGCGGCACAATACCCGCCGGCTGATGGATCAGGCGGTAGTCATCCCGCACGCTCTCCGGCAGCTCCACCCAGACGCGCAGCTTCTCACGCAACTGATCACGCCCGCGATCACCCGAACCAACCACGCCGACCGTCGCATCCGCCAAAAACTCACGCTCCACCCCACGCGCATCCACATACGGCTGCAGCTTCAGCGAAAAGTTCCCGTTCTCATCCACCTCCGTATAAAACGTCGGCGACGAATGCTCCGTATACACGCCCTCATACCACTGCGCGAACACACGAATCGGCTCGCGGCGCACCGGCGCCCACGTCCCCGGATGCAACGCCGGCGTCAAATTCCCCGAACCATCATCAACCATCACCGGCCGCCCCAGCGGCTCCCCCTTGCGGTTCGTCAGCACCTTCGCCGACGCACTCACCGTCCGCGCCGAACGCGCCACCTCCATCGGCAGCTTCACCGAACCACTCACCGTCGCCGGATCATCCGGATTCCCCGGCGAAAACAACGCCTCCGTCGAATGCAGCGCCTGCGCATAATCCGGCGCAACCACGTTCAGAAACGGCTTCGCGGCCTCCACATCAATCTGCGCCGACGCCTGCGGCACCACAATTGACGACGCCACCACCGCAGCAACCACCGCCATGCCCAACCGGGAAGTGTTCATGCGCAGACAACTCCATCTCTAAAAAAGATTGCAGTAATCTGTCAATTAAACCAGTAAACTAGTCCAAATCCAACACGGGCCCGGTTCAGAGGCGCGACGCAGCCAGCGTCGCCCGGTCCCGCGCCTCCTGCGCCGACTCACCCGTCGACGTCACCACCGCAGCACCATCCACAAAACGCACACCAGTCTCCGCGACCGACATCGCCTTCGCAAGGCCATCCACGCTCGGGACAACATCCTCCACCAGGACCATTGCGCCCGGGCTGACCAAGGTGGCGTCAATAGGCAGACCAATCACTGCCCTCGCGTGCAACGAACACTGGTTCAGGCGCTGCGTCGCACGCGTCAGCAACCCATCCAAGGACGGCCGCGGCCGCGCATCCGAGAAGTACACCTCATCACCGGCCACGAACATCTCCACCGCGTACACACCCTGCCCGCCGAGCGCCCCCGTAATCCTGGCCGCAATCGACCGGGCGTTCCCCGCCGCAGCCTCCGACAACACCGCCGGCTGCCACGCCTCCACCAAACGGCCCCCCACATGCCGCGTACCGATCGGCTCACAGAACCACGTCGCCAACTCACCCGTCGCCGGATCCACCGAACGAGCCGCCAAAATCGTCAACTCAAAATCAAACTCAATAAACCGCTCCACGACCACCGGACCCTCCGGGTCCACCTCCGCAGCCGCCTCCCACGCCTTGGCCGCCTCAACGTTCAGGTCCTGCTCGCTCCGCAGCACCGTCTGGCCCTGCCCCTCCGACGAGCGCCCCGGCTTCACGACGACCGGCAAACCCAACCGCAACGCCGCCTCCTCCAGCTCCTCCGGAGAACGGACGAACTCACAACGCAACGTCGGCAAGCCCAAGGAATCCGTCGCCGTCGCCCGCACGCCCTCACGCGAACTGCACAGCTCCTGCGCCTCCACCGACGGCGCCACAATCGACCCGGCGCGCTCCTCCAACTCCCTGAGCACGTCCGGATCCACCCCGGCTCCCGCCACCGTCAACGACGGATACCGCTGCTGCATGTCTTCCGCCTCTATTTCAGTGGTGCGCAGGTGCGTCACGTCGAACCCGAGCTGCTTGAAGGACCACGCGAGTTCCTCCTCAACCACGCTGTCGCCCAGCACCAGCACCTGGCGAGGGTCACACCTCAAATCCCGCGCGGGGTCGAGCTGAGTAATGGGCTCGTTGTCGAGCTGCTGTTGCTGCTCTGACTGCTGCTCTTCGGGCATTGCTGCGTTCATAGTGGTCAGCATATTCAGCCGCGTATGTGGTGAGCAAACTTGAAGGGGCCTGCATGAGCCCTGAAGGGGGAAGGTGTGCTCTCGAGCGGAGTCGGGAAATTGTGAACAAATTTGCTTGTGTGCGCGGTCACAAAAAGCGCAATTTTGTTCACGATTTTCCGAACAAAGTTGAGAGGCATATATCCACCCCTCGCCCCGAGCAAAAAAGAGGACCTGGGAGCGTCTCCCAGGTCCCGAACTTCGGAGGAAGCAGAAAGCTAGCGGTCCATCACGTCGAAGCGGACGATGGTCTGATCGCGGCCAGGGCCGACGCCGATGTAGCTGATCGGCGCGCCCGAGAGCTCCTCGAGACGGAGGACGTAGTCCTGGGCCTTCTGCGGGAGCTCCTCGAAGGTGGTGCAGCCGGTGATGTCCTCGTCCCAGGCCGGCATCGTTTCGTAGATGGGGGTGGCGTGGTGGAAGTCGGACTGGGTCAGCGGCATTTCGTCGTGGCGGACGCCGTCGACGTCGTAGGCGACACAGATCGGGATTTCGCCGATGCCGGTGAGGACGTCGAGTTTGGTCAGGAAGTAGTCCGTGAAGCCGTTGACGCGGGCGGCGTAGCGGGCAACGACGGAGTCGTACCAGCCGCAGCGGCGCTTGCGGCCGGTGTTCACGCCGACTTCGCCGCCGGTTTCCTGCAGGTACTCGCCCCACTTATCAAACAGCTCGGTTGGGAACGGGCCCGCGCCGACGCGCGTGGTGTACGCCTTGACGATGCCCAGGGTCGCCGTGATCTTCGTCGGGCCGATGCCGGAGCCGACGCAGGCGCCGCCGGCGGTCGGGTTGGAGGAGGTCACGAACGGGTAGGTGCCGTGGTCGACGTCGAGCATGGTGGCCTGGCCGCCCTCCATGAGGACGTGCTTGCCTTCGGCGAGTCCGGTGTTGAGGACGTTTTCGGCGTCGATAATCATGGGCTTGAGGCGTTCGGCGTAGGACATGAAGTAGTCCATCATTGCGTCGGCTTCGATGGCGCGGCGGTTGTACATCTTGACCAGCATTTGGTTCTTGACGTCCAGCGCCGATTCGATCTTCTGGCGGAGGATTGATTCGTCGAGGATGTCTTGGACGCGCAGGCCGACGCGGGCGACTTTGTCGGCGTAGGTGGGGCCGATGCCGCGGCCGGTGGTGCCGATGGCGCGCTTGCCCAGGAAGCGTTCTTGGACGCGGTCGAGTGTCTGGTGGTAGGGCGCGACGAGGTGCGCGTTGCCGGAGATGCGGAGGCGCGAGGCGTTGGCGCCGCGGGCTTCGAGGCCGTCGATTTCGTCGAAGAGCGCTTCGAGGTTGATAACGACGCCGTTGCCCAGGATTGGGGTGGCGTTCTCGCTGAGCACGCCTGCCGGCAGCAGTTTCAGTTCGTACTTTTCGCCGCCCACGACAACCGTGTGGCCTGCGTTGTTACCGCCGTTGGGTTTGACTACGTAGTCGACTTTCCCGCCGAGGATATCGGTGGCTTTGCCTTTCCCCTCGTCGCCCCATTGGGCGCCGACAATGATGATGGCGGACATTCTCTCTCCTTTAATAGGCACTAATCCGGGCTTATTGTAGCGTGAATGGCATGCGTCTTCTTCATTGTGCGTGTGCTAGCTCCCTCACAGTTCCGGGTGCGGAGGAGGTCACACTGTCGGAGGTGCCGTCGAGAAGTGAGCTTTCTTTTCTTCTCGACGCCGCCAGCTCCGCCCTCCCCCACGACCCGACGCCGAGCCTGGCGGAGATCCAGAAGTCGCCGTCGGTGGAGCACCTGGGTGCCCCGCAGCTGGCGCCGCAGCAGCCGGAGGAGCGGCTGCGCGTGATCGTGTCCGGCAGTGATGCCGCGCTGAGTGCGGTGCTGACGCGGCTGATGCGCGCGGACGTGATGTGGATCGAGGTCGCGTACCTGCCTGCTGATCCGGCGTCGCCGGCGGCGGTGGCGTGGGGTGCGGGCTCCGTGGACCTGGCCGTAGAGGGGCCTGTGGTGCCGTCGCCGTGTATTAGGACGGACACGGGCGTGGTGGTGGCCGGTTCAGCGACGCTCTCCCACGGGGATGGGCGCAGCGAGTACGTGGGCGAGATCGTGGTGGATTCGCAGCAGCTGGTGATGCGCACTGGCGAGGAACCCTCCGCGCGGTTCTTCGGGCAGTTCGGGGCGCGCCTGGTGCCCACCCCGGATGCGCCGGGCCTGGCGGCGTCACGGCTGGTCACGCCGCTGATGGTGCCGGAGGGGCGCCGCGTGGACCCGCAGCGCCTGGAGGGGCTGGCGGGCATGCCACTGGGTGGGATGTTTGTGAAAGGCAAAACGGTCGCCCCGGCCCTCACGGACCCGACGACCGTTCTGACTGGCCGGGCGCTACAGTCCGGCGGGGAGGACATCACGCTGGTGGTGGACGGCGTTGCCCACCCGCGGCCGCTGCAGCGGGTGACGTTCTACCGCCACCTGCGCGACATCCAGTCGGTACGCGGTTAGCGCAAATCGAAGGACTCCGGCGGGTACGCCGGCGTGTCAGAGGTCGGGGCCAGCGCCGCCAACGCCGACTCCCGCGACATACCGCACACCTGCAGCAAGTCCACCGTCAGCGAACGCGTCTGCGCCAGAATCGCGTACTCCGACAACACCGCGTCCTTCTCCAGGAGGTCCACCGACGAGCCCTGCGCCACCGCCCGCAACTCGTTCACAATCTGCGGGATCACGGTGGCCTGCGCACGCCGCGACTTCACCTCGTACACCTCAGAAATGTCCAAGCACGCCTTCGCCAACACGTCAATCAACTCAATCTGCTGCGGCGAGACGTGGTCACCGTCCTCGCACAGCACCAATGCGCGACGCGCCAGCACCCGGCACGAGCGCACCGCGTTATCCACCGGCGGGATCACCAAGCTCAGGGAATTGATGTAACGGCGCGCGCCCCACAGAAACGGCGAAATCTTCGTCGTCTCCTTTCCCGCGTTCACCGCCGACGCCATATCGTCAATATCCGTCTGCGACCCGCGGATCGCCTCCAACGCATCATCGATTACTTGAGGATCGCGGTCGGTGAGGCCGGAGGCGACGTCGTCAAGCACTGAACTCATCAACCCCATCAAGTTCGAAATCTCCGCGCGCACCGGCTCCATCGGCCCCTGCGGAATCAGAGCAATCGTGGCCAACGCCACCATGCAACCCACCGCCGCGTCAATCGTACGGTCAAAACCCGTCACCTCCGCACCGGGCGGCATAATCGTCGCGATCAGAATCGAACCAATCGCCACCTGGTTATTCACCAACTGCGACTTCGAAAAGAACGACGCAATCAACAAACTGCCCGACACAATCGCCGCAATCTGCCAACCCCCATCCCCCAACCTGTAAAACAGCGAATCCCCCACCAGCACGCCCAACGCACAACCAATCGACAAATCGATCGCCTTCGTAATGCGCTCCCCACCCGACATGCCAATAATGATCACCACCGAAATCGGGGCAAAAAATGGCTTCGCGTTGCCAATAATGTCCCCCGCGATCCAATACGCAATACCCGCCGCGATACCCATCTGCAGAATCGGCAACAGGCGCTTGCGCACACGCATCAACCGCGCCTGAATCGACTGATCCACCGACGCCAACCTGGCACGCGTACCCATTCTCTCTTTCGCCATGCCATAACCATAGCGCCCCGGGTGGTCGTGCCGTTTTCGTTCGCTTTTCGTTCCGGTCGACCTCTTAGCGTTGACCAATGCAGGTCAGCGCGAAATCGGGATTTTGGCGTCGAAAAGCCTCAAAACGCCGTGACCTGCGCTGGTCGACCGGAGGAGGTCGACGGGAGCGGCGCGGGTGAGGGCGGTCCACTACCTATAAATTTCTCCACGGTGCCCAACATCAACCACCAACACCGTCACGATGTCATCTTGAATCTCAGCAATTACCCGATAGTCCCCGATACGCCACCGCCACAACCCTGACATTCCACCTACAAGGGCTTTACCGCGGACGCGTGGATCATTCAACCGCGACAAATCACCCAAGACTTGAAAAAGCCGACGCTGTACCTGCTTGTCTAACCGCCGCACCGCCTTTCGTGCCCTAGGCGAAAACTCAATCTGCCAGGCCACACTCGGCCTTTAGCTCATCGAGGGTAACAGTTTCCAGCTCGCCCCTACGAACAGCTTCCGCCTCAGCCTGAAGCTCGTAGATGTATTCAGCGTCATCAAGATAGGCCTCAATTGCCTCACGGATGTAGAACGCCTTTGGCCTACCTGTCTTTGTAGCAAGCTCGTCAAGCCGACGCTTCTGGACTTCGTCCATTCGCAAACTAATCACTGATCCACTCATGTATACATGTATACACAAGCCTGCCAAGCCTGTCACCCCAAGCCAGCAGTCCCTCGACAGCAAATACAAAATAGTCACATTTCAAGACACCTAACCGCATGAAGTGTGAACTGCTGGAACCTTCCAGACGCTTTCAATGCCAATAGACGCACCGCATTTTTCGCGACCTGGGCTTTTGGCAGATTCGGCGGAAGGGATTGCGTCCTTTGGCACTTGCGCGAAAGGAAGCGACACCAGATTCCAGGTTTTTGGAGAAGCGGCTTCGTAAAACCCCAGGTCGCGGGGACCAAGAGAGGGAATTTGGTGCGCGGGCAAAAGGCCAAGACACCAAATTCCCGGATTCCAGAAAACCGCCACGACAAAACCCCAGGTCGCCCGGCCACGAATAGGAATCTGGTGCACAGCAGGCCCCCAAAGGGCCCCAAAGGGGCCAAACCACCCCACACACGAAGAAACCCCCAGGACCGCGAGGGCCCGAGGGGTTTCAGAAAAAGCAAGCAGTACGACTACTTGGACACGGAGGTGCCAACGGAGCGCAGGTCCTGGCAGGCCTCGATGACGCGGTCGGCCATGCCCTGCTCAGCCTTCTTCATGTAGGAGCGTGGGTCGTAGACCTTCTTGTTGCCCACTTCGCCGTCGATCTTCAGGACGCCGTTGTAGTTCTCGAACATGTGGGAGACCACTGGGCGGGTGAAGGCGTACTGGGTGTCGGTGTCAACGTTCATCTTGATGACGCCGTAACGCAGGGCCTCCTCGATCTTCTCCTTCTCGGAGCCGGAGCCACCGTGGAAGACGAAGTCGAATGGGTTGGTGCCGGCTGCGAGGCCGAGTTTCTTCTCGGCGACCTTCTGGCCCATGTCGAGGACCTCTGGGCGCAGCTTCACGTTGCCTGGCTTGTATACGCCGTGGACGTTGCCGAAGGTTGCGGCCAGCAGGTAGCGGCCGTTCTCGCCGGTGCCGAGGGCATCGATGGTCTTCTCAAAGTCCTCTTCGCTGGTGTACAGGTTCGCGCCGGCCTTAGCCTGGACGCCGTCTTCTTCGCCACCGACGACGCCGATCTCGACCTCGAGGATGATGTTGGCCTTGTGTGCCTTCTCCAGGAGCTCCTGGGCGACCTCAAGGTTGTGGTCGATTGGGATGGCGGAGCCGTCCCACATGTGGGACTGGAACAGTGGGTTCTCGCCGCGGTCGACGCGCTCCTGGGAGATCGCGATGAGTGGGCGGACGTACTCGTCGAGAACCTCGAGCTGGCAGTGGTCGGTGTGCAGCGCAATGTTGACGTCGTAGTGCTTAGCGATCTCATGTGCGAACGCAGCAAGCGCCTGGGCACCCGCAACCTTGTTCTTCACGGACAGGCCAGAGCCGAACTCTGCGCCGCCGGTCGAGAACTGGATGATGCCGTCAGACTCGGCTTCTGCGAAACCACGAATTGCGGCGTTGATGGTCTCAGACGACGTGCAGTTGATGGCCGGGTATGCGAACCCGCCCTTCTTTGCAGTGTCGAGCATCTGGTTGTAGACCTCAGGGGTTGCAATTGGCATGAAGATAACCTCCACTAGAGCTTCTTAGGTACGCCAACCAGTATGCCTGCTTTACTGACTATTTGCAGCCGCCACCCGCGCAGCAGCCTCCAGCAGCATCCACCCAGAAAGCTGTACCGAAAGGTCCCTCTCATCAATTCGGACCAACCCGACGGCTTCGCTCAGGGAGGATGGGCCGAGCCCGTAATTGTGGGGAAGGCGGGCGTCTTCGGTCCATCGCGCGGAGAAGATCGGCAGTCCGTCGACCTCCAAACGATGGGACCAAAGGGACTCCGCCGAGGCCATAATCAGCCTTGATGCTATCTTTTTGGTCGCGATGTTCTGGCGGGAGTCTTCCGGCAGGCGCACCGCAACATCTGCGAGGTAGCGCGCGAGAATTCCCTTGAACAGGCCGCCGTCGCCGTCGCCGGATTCGTAGGGCTTGTTCAGAATTACCCCCTGGGGGGTAGCCATATGCAGGACAATCGCTTCTACGATTGCCCGGATATGTGTGATGTAAAACACGGAATCGTCGGCGCGTTTTGAGTACGCGAAGGAGTCGATTGGCTCGTCGTCGCGAAGTCCGACGTCGGCGCGCAACGCCAGCGCGATCTCTAGGCTCGCGCCGAGCACCGTGCCCTGGTTGTACGTATACAGCTTGTCGACGACCTCCGGGCCATGCATCCGCATCCGGATCCCGTCCTGCACCAGGCCTGATTCGGTGACCAGGTTGTCGAACGTCCAGTCAAGCAGCTCGCGGGCCTTGTCCAGGCGGCCGGTGCGCGCGAACAAGAGGGCGGCCGGGCCGTTCGAGGGCACGTTGTAGAAGGTTTCCTCCGTGCGCCACGGCAGCACACCCATCACCGGGTCGATGCCTGCGAGCAGGTCGAACTCCAGGGCGTCGAGGGCCTTCGTGCGGCGCGCCAAACCCTCGTCGACGGCGCGGTTCCACGCCAGGGCCAGCCAGGCCTTGTCGTCGTAGTACTTGTTCTTCGTCAGCTTGCCCAGGTTGCGGCGCTGGATGCCACGCAGGGTGTCTTTGAGGCGGCGCTTGTGGGTTTTGGTGGGGCGTCGAATAGCGGCGTCGATTTGGCAGTCCAAATAGTGGGCCTGCCACCAGTAGTGCCAGTGCCAGTAGAGGCGATCCTTCGAGCCCGGCGGCCACGTGACCACCGCGAGGTTCGTCTTCGGCAGCCCCCACAGGCGGGAGGCGTGCCGCTCCTGCACGGCCGATTGAGCCAGGTCAGCGCGGTGCGACCATGTTTCCGCGGCGGATTCTTCCACAACCTTCACCTTTCACCAAGCAGTACTCAAGTCGGCGTGCTGGCGTATCCACGCGTGCATCGCGATGCCCGCAGCAACACCAGCGTTAATCGAACGCGTCGAGCCGAACTGCGCAATCGAGCACGTCATCGACGCCTCGCGCTGCGTCTCGTCCGTAATGCCGGGACCTTCCTGCCCGAACACTAACACGCAGCGCTGCGGAAGTTCCGCCGTTTCGAGCGGCACGCAGCCGGGCGTGTTATCGATCGCCACAATCGGCAGGTCGTGCTCCTTGGCCCACTGGGCGAAGTCCTCGATCGTCGCGTGGTGGCGGATGTGCTGGTAGCGGTCCGTCACCATCGCGCCGCGCCGGTTCCAGCGCCGCCGCCCAATGATGTGGACTTCCTCGGCCAGAAACGCGTTCGCGGTGCGCACCACGGTGCCGATGTTGGCGTCGTTTTCAAAGTTCTCAATCGCGACGTGGAACGGGTGGCGCCGCTGATCCAGCTCCTCGCGGATCGCCTCCAGCGACCAGTAGCGGTAAGCGTCCACTACGTTGCGACGATCCCCCTCCTCCAAAAACTGCGGATCCAGGCGGGGGTCATCCGGCCACGGGCCCTCCCACGGGCCTACGCCGTGGCGGCCCTCATTCCACTCCGTCGGTCCTTTGGCCTGCTCAGCCTGCTCAGTTGAGTCCAAGGTCCTCGAGCCCCAGCAGGAATCGGTAGTCCAGGCCGGCCTCGTGCAGGGCGTCGGCGGCGCCGGTTGCGCGGTCCACCACGGTGGCCACCGCGACGACCTCCGCGCCCTCAGCGCGCACGGCCTCCACCGCGGTCAGCGGCGAGTTGCCCGTCGTGGTGGTGTCCTCCACCACGAGGACCTTCTTGCCAACAATCGACGGCCCCTCAATCCGGCGCTGCATCCCGTGCTTCTTCGCCTCCTTGCGCACCACGAACGCGTCGATCGGGCGGCCGGCGGCGTGCATCACGGCCGTGGCCACCGGGTCCGCACCCAGCGTCAGACCACCGACCGCGTCGAACTCCAGGTCCGCCGTCATCTCACGCAACAGCTTGCCGATCAGCGGCGCAGCCTCATGGTGCAACGTCGCACGACGCAGATCCACGTAGTAGTCCGCCTCCTTCCCGGAGGAAAGCGTGACCTTGCCGCGCACCACGGCCAGTTCCTTCACCAGCTCTGCGAGGCGTGCTTTATCGTTCATGATCGGTTGGCTCCTTCTCGGTGTCCG is a window of Corynebacterium pseudogenitalium DNA encoding:
- a CDS encoding glycoside hydrolase family 76 protein, translated to MEESAAETWSHRADLAQSAVQERHASRLWGLPKTNLAVVTWPPGSKDRLYWHWHYWWQAHYLDCQIDAAIRRPTKTHKRRLKDTLRGIQRRNLGKLTKNKYYDDKAWLALAWNRAVDEGLARRTKALDALEFDLLAGIDPVMGVLPWRTEETFYNVPSNGPAALLFARTGRLDKARELLDWTFDNLVTESGLVQDGIRMRMHGPEVVDKLYTYNQGTVLGASLEIALALRADVGLRDDEPIDSFAYSKRADDSVFYITHIRAIVEAIVLHMATPQGVILNKPYESGDGDGGLFKGILARYLADVAVRLPEDSRQNIATKKIASRLIMASAESLWSHRLEVDGLPIFSARWTEDARLPHNYGLGPSSLSEAVGLVRIDERDLSVQLSGWMLLEAAARVAAANSQ
- a CDS encoding TrmH family RNA methyltransferase; its protein translation is MDSTEQAEQAKGPTEWNEGRHGVGPWEGPWPDDPRLDPQFLEEGDRRNVVDAYRYWSLEAIREELDQRRHPFHVAIENFENDANIGTVVRTANAFLAEEVHIIGRRRWNRRGAMVTDRYQHIRHHATIEDFAQWAKEHDLPIVAIDNTPGCVPLETAELPQRCVLVFGQEGPGITDETQREASMTCSIAQFGSTRSINAGVAAGIAMHAWIRQHADLSTAW
- the pyrE gene encoding orotate phosphoribosyltransferase: MNDKARLAELVKELAVVRGKVTLSSGKEADYYVDLRRATLHHEAAPLIGKLLREMTADLEFDAVGGLTLGADPVATAVMHAAGRPIDAFVVRKEAKKHGMQRRIEGPSIVGKKVLVVEDTTTTGNSPLTAVEAVRAEGAEVVAVATVVDRATGAADALHEAGLDYRFLLGLEDLGLN